Proteins encoded in a region of the Candidatus Obscuribacter sp. genome:
- a CDS encoding retroviral-like aspartic protease family protein, with the protein MQISKLKVALTSTLCLIGLFFGSVSCQAATKFEEAIKAYNGKQYRESAALLEEHLKAYPNDANASYWAAICYQQLGNMGNCRKYYRAVYTLSPNSTIGGYARDILKKIDPSFVTSATTTASAGGTTSSASQAVAADDNAVDPKLPKECDVRCQKEHGAIFVEPTINGRAMRMVLDTGAPGICVGKQQLEDIGLQPPKGKPAGASGGSSNSELIDFWLMPAKVKLGAIEKDMVIKVLDVNHADPLLGQTFFKEFEYTIDQGAGTIHFRQKGLSNGGPVRNAISVPFEFRQKAGNRIVVTVEINGHPHPVMFDTGNSAAAISFHSIKQAEDYHARVPEDAEEGRSSGVSGMGIVKYYTIPHLRLGAIDMYNVRGKANISGHEDTLPLLGEPFWKDYQYTVDMKNKVLNFVRR; encoded by the coding sequence ATGCAAATCTCAAAACTAAAAGTAGCTCTAACCAGCACACTGTGTTTAATTGGCTTGTTTTTTGGCTCTGTCAGCTGTCAGGCTGCTACCAAATTTGAAGAAGCTATTAAAGCCTACAATGGTAAGCAATATCGCGAGTCAGCGGCTCTACTGGAAGAGCATCTTAAGGCTTATCCCAATGATGCTAACGCCAGCTACTGGGCCGCGATTTGCTATCAGCAGCTGGGCAATATGGGCAATTGCCGCAAGTATTACCGAGCTGTCTACACACTCAGTCCTAACAGCACAATTGGCGGCTATGCCCGCGACATCCTCAAAAAAATCGACCCCAGTTTTGTTACCAGTGCTACCACAACAGCATCTGCTGGCGGTACTACTAGTAGTGCCAGCCAGGCGGTAGCGGCTGACGATAATGCTGTAGATCCTAAATTGCCTAAAGAATGCGACGTACGCTGTCAAAAAGAGCACGGCGCCATCTTTGTCGAGCCCACAATCAACGGACGAGCCATGCGCATGGTCCTGGATACTGGCGCTCCTGGTATTTGCGTGGGCAAGCAACAACTCGAGGATATTGGTTTGCAGCCGCCCAAAGGCAAACCTGCCGGTGCCTCTGGCGGTTCATCCAACAGCGAGCTGATTGACTTTTGGCTCATGCCTGCCAAAGTAAAACTAGGTGCCATCGAAAAAGATATGGTCATCAAAGTGCTCGATGTAAACCACGCAGACCCACTGCTTGGACAGACATTTTTTAAAGAATTTGAATACACTATCGATCAGGGTGCTGGCACCATACATTTTAGACAAAAAGGCTTAAGTAATGGCGGTCCAGTGCGCAACGCCATCTCAGTACCATTTGAATTTAGACAAAAAGCTGGCAATCGTATTGTCGTCACAGTAGAAATCAATGGTCATCCCCATCCAGTGATGTTTGACACAGGCAACTCAGCGGCAGCCATATCCTTCCACAGTATCAAACAAGCCGAAGACTATCATGCTCGCGTCCCCGAAGATGCTGAAGAAGGGCGTAGTAGCGGTGTATCGGGGATGGGTATAGTTAAGTACTACACCATTCCCCATTTAAGACTGGGCGCTATCGACATGTATAACGTCCGGGGCAAAGCCAATATTTCGGGTCATGAAGATACTCTGCCTCTTTTGGGTGAGCCATTTTGGAAGGACTATCAATATACAGTCGACATGAAAAACAAAGTACTCAACTTTGTCAGACGTTAA
- a CDS encoding methylmalonyl-CoA mutase, whose amino-acid sequence MVKELTKPNPSSQPEKDQTAQSKPLAKAPKKEKVHETISGIPLKSVYGPEDLKDWSYDASLADPGKFPYTRGIHEDMYRGKVWTMRQFAGFGGPEETNQRFKYLLAQGQTGLSTAFDLPTLMGYDSDHPKALGEVGVCGVAIDSLEDIETLYKDLPLDKVSTSMTINGPAVIIYAMFLANAKKRGFDWKTLNGTLQNDIFKEYIAQKTYLIPPRPALKLIQDMMVFCTHNVPRWNTVSVSGYHIREAGATAVQELAFTLADGFAYVDAGIEAGLKIDDFVPRLSFFFNAHIDFFEEIAKYRAARRIWARRMRDHYGAKDERSLKLRFHTQTAGCSLTAPQPENNIIRTAIEALAGVLGGTQSLHTNSMDEVLGLPTEKAAHIALRTQQIIAFETGVTNVADPLAGSYYVEWLTDELERGANEYFKKIEEIGGVIAGIEKGFFMKEIADSAYHFEQRLQTGDRVFVGLNGLKEEAPGSKIEILKIGREFEARQHGRLKSLRERRDSEKVANTLSALKEAMQKGDNAFPFLMDAVEAYATLGEVCDAMREVWGAYRETAVL is encoded by the coding sequence ATGGTCAAGGAACTGACAAAGCCAAATCCGTCTAGTCAACCGGAAAAAGACCAGACGGCTCAAAGCAAGCCTTTGGCTAAAGCGCCTAAAAAAGAAAAAGTGCACGAGACAATCTCTGGCATCCCTCTTAAGTCAGTTTATGGACCCGAAGACCTCAAAGACTGGAGCTATGACGCTTCTTTAGCAGATCCAGGCAAATTCCCTTATACCAGAGGCATCCACGAAGACATGTATCGTGGCAAAGTCTGGACTATGCGTCAGTTTGCCGGCTTTGGCGGACCAGAAGAAACAAACCAGAGATTTAAATATTTGCTTGCTCAGGGACAGACTGGTCTCTCCACAGCCTTTGACCTGCCCACACTGATGGGCTACGACTCAGATCACCCCAAGGCTCTTGGCGAAGTCGGCGTCTGCGGCGTGGCGATTGATTCGCTGGAAGACATCGAAACGCTCTACAAAGATTTGCCCCTGGATAAAGTCTCTACCTCAATGACAATCAACGGCCCAGCCGTGATTATCTATGCCATGTTTTTAGCTAATGCCAAGAAGCGCGGCTTTGACTGGAAGACTCTCAATGGCACTCTGCAAAATGACATTTTTAAAGAGTACATAGCCCAAAAGACTTACTTGATTCCACCACGTCCAGCTCTCAAGCTAATCCAAGACATGATGGTATTTTGCACCCACAATGTACCTAGATGGAATACTGTCTCGGTCTCGGGTTATCACATCCGTGAAGCCGGCGCGACAGCTGTACAAGAATTAGCCTTTACTCTGGCTGATGGCTTTGCTTATGTGGATGCCGGTATCGAAGCCGGTCTTAAAATAGATGACTTTGTGCCGAGACTGTCCTTCTTCTTTAATGCTCATATTGATTTCTTTGAAGAAATCGCCAAGTACAGAGCCGCTCGCCGCATCTGGGCAAGAAGAATGAGAGATCATTACGGCGCTAAAGACGAGCGTTCACTTAAGCTCAGATTTCACACCCAGACAGCTGGTTGCAGCTTGACGGCTCCACAACCCGAAAACAACATCATCCGTACTGCTATCGAAGCATTGGCTGGAGTCCTCGGCGGTACACAGTCTCTCCATACCAACAGTATGGATGAAGTACTTGGTCTGCCTACCGAAAAAGCAGCCCACATAGCACTGCGTACACAGCAAATAATCGCCTTTGAAACCGGTGTCACCAATGTCGCCGATCCTCTGGCTGGCTCCTACTATGTAGAATGGCTCACCGATGAGCTAGAGCGCGGTGCCAACGAATACTTCAAAAAAATCGAAGAAATCGGTGGTGTCATTGCCGGTATCGAAAAAGGCTTCTTTATGAAAGAGATAGCCGACAGTGCCTATCACTTTGAGCAAAGACTACAAACTGGAGACAGAGTATTTGTCGGTCTCAACGGTCTCAAAGAAGAAGCACCAGGCTCCAAAATTGAAATCCTCAAAATTGGTCGCGAGTTTGAAGCCAGACAGCATGGTCGCCTCAAATCACTAAGAGAGCGCCGTGATAGCGAAAAGGTAGCAAATACTCTCTCTGCCCTCAAAGAAGCAATGCAAAAGGGAGACAATGCCTTCCCATTTTTGATGGATGCCGTAGAAGCCTACGCCACACTGGGTGAAGTCTGCGACGCTATGCGCGAAGTCTGGGGAGCCTACCGCGAGACAGCTGTCCTATAA
- the hutU gene encoding urocanate hydratase yields MSPTELIKTILASNEPIEVRAPHGSTLHTKGWIQEAALRMLLNNLDPDVAERPLDLVVYGGSGKAARNWDCFKAIVRALTKLESDETLLIQSGKPVGVFKSHADAPRVLIANSNLVGHWATWEHFRELDKKGLMMFGQMTAGSWIYIGTQGILQGTYETFAALARKHFGGTLKGKIVLTAGLGGMGGAQPLAITMNEGVALCVEVDETRIDRRLETKYLDVKADNLEHSLKLAADAKAKGEAISIGIHGNAADVLPRMLALGFMPDALTDQTSAHDPLNGYVPLTKDGQPMDLDSAAALRKSDVDGYLALSTSAIAKHVQAMLDFQKRGVITFDYGNNIRQVAFDKGIKNAFDFPGFVPAYIRPLFCEGKGPFRWAVLSGDPQDIKVIDDAILKNFAHDTELCRWIKLASERVKFQGLPARICWLGYGDRLKMGLIINDLVKSGQVKAPVVIGRDHLDSGSVASPNRETEAMKDGSDAVADWVYLNAMINAVGGASWVSLHHGGGVGIGYSLHSGQVIVADGTDGAAQRLTRVLTTDPGMGVIRHVDAGYDEAIDFAHKAHVRIPMEE; encoded by the coding sequence ATGTCGCCAACTGAATTAATTAAAACTATTTTGGCATCAAACGAGCCAATTGAGGTGCGCGCGCCGCATGGCTCGACGCTCCACACCAAAGGCTGGATCCAGGAAGCAGCGCTGAGGATGCTCCTCAACAACCTCGATCCAGATGTGGCTGAGCGTCCTCTCGATCTCGTCGTTTATGGTGGGTCGGGCAAAGCCGCCCGCAATTGGGACTGTTTTAAGGCGATAGTGAGAGCCTTAACCAAACTCGAATCCGATGAGACATTGCTCATCCAGTCTGGCAAGCCAGTCGGTGTTTTTAAGAGCCATGCCGATGCCCCCCGCGTACTCATAGCCAATTCCAATTTAGTGGGTCACTGGGCTACCTGGGAGCATTTCCGCGAGCTAGACAAAAAAGGCTTGATGATGTTTGGCCAGATGACTGCTGGCTCCTGGATTTATATCGGCACTCAAGGCATTTTGCAGGGCACTTACGAGACTTTTGCAGCCCTTGCTCGTAAGCACTTTGGCGGCACTCTCAAAGGCAAAATTGTCCTCACCGCTGGTCTTGGTGGCATGGGTGGTGCTCAGCCTCTGGCTATCACCATGAACGAAGGCGTGGCCCTTTGTGTGGAAGTAGACGAAACCAGAATAGATAGAAGACTGGAAACCAAATATCTCGATGTCAAAGCCGACAATCTGGAGCATTCTCTCAAGCTAGCTGCCGACGCCAAAGCCAAAGGTGAGGCGATATCGATAGGTATCCACGGCAATGCTGCCGATGTGCTGCCACGCATGCTGGCGCTGGGCTTTATGCCCGATGCTCTGACAGATCAGACCAGTGCCCATGACCCTCTCAATGGTTATGTCCCTCTCACAAAAGACGGACAACCAATGGATCTGGATAGTGCAGCAGCTCTGCGTAAGAGCGATGTTGACGGATATCTGGCCCTCTCCACCAGTGCCATTGCCAAGCATGTTCAGGCTATGTTGGACTTCCAAAAGCGCGGTGTTATCACTTTTGACTATGGCAACAACATCAGACAGGTGGCTTTTGATAAGGGCATAAAAAATGCCTTTGATTTCCCTGGTTTTGTGCCTGCTTACATCCGACCGCTTTTTTGCGAAGGCAAGGGGCCATTTAGATGGGCAGTGCTCTCTGGAGATCCTCAAGACATCAAAGTAATTGATGATGCCATCCTCAAAAACTTTGCCCATGACACCGAACTGTGTCGCTGGATCAAGCTTGCTTCTGAGCGTGTCAAGTTTCAGGGGCTGCCTGCCCGCATTTGCTGGCTTGGCTATGGCGATAGGCTCAAAATGGGTCTGATTATCAATGACCTGGTCAAAAGTGGTCAGGTTAAGGCCCCAGTTGTAATTGGCCGCGACCATCTCGATTCTGGCTCTGTGGCTTCGCCTAACCGCGAGACCGAGGCCATGAAAGACGGTTCTGATGCAGTAGCTGATTGGGTCTATCTCAATGCCATGATCAATGCCGTCGGTGGAGCTAGCTGGGTTTCACTGCACCATGGTGGTGGAGTAGGAATCGGTTATTCGCTGCACTCGGGTCAAGTTATTGTGGCTGATGGTACAGACGGCGCCGCCCAGCGTCTGACACGGGTCTTAACAACTGATCCTGGTATGGGCGTGATCAGACACGTTGATGCTGGTTACGACGAGGCCATCGATTTTGCTCACAAAGCCCATGTGCGCATCCCCATGGAAGAGTAG